The following proteins are co-located in the Chryseobacterium daecheongense genome:
- a CDS encoding AAA family ATPase, giving the protein MGKIIGIANQKGGVGKTTTAVNLAAALGVLEKKILIIDADPQANATSGLGVEDVQYSTYNLLEHSVDTATCIKKTATPNLDIVPSHIDLVAAEIELVDKEDREYMLKKALESVKNEYDFIIIDCAPSLGLITVNALTAADSVIIPIQCEYFALEGLGKLLNTIKNVQKIHNKDLDIEGLLLTMYDSRLRLSNQVVEEVNAHFPEMVFETIISRNVRLSEAPSFGESILNYDAESKGAIQYIQLAEEVLLKNENLVKN; this is encoded by the coding sequence ATGGGAAAAATCATAGGTATCGCTAATCAGAAAGGGGGAGTTGGAAAAACGACAACAGCTGTAAATCTTGCTGCGGCATTAGGGGTATTGGAAAAGAAAATATTAATCATCGATGCCGATCCTCAGGCTAATGCTACTTCAGGATTGGGTGTGGAAGATGTCCAGTATTCTACGTACAATCTTTTAGAACACAGTGTGGATACTGCCACTTGTATTAAAAAGACAGCAACACCAAATCTAGATATCGTACCGTCTCATATAGACCTTGTAGCAGCTGAAATTGAATTGGTAGACAAGGAAGATCGTGAGTATATGCTGAAAAAAGCATTGGAAAGCGTAAAAAATGAGTATGATTTTATCATTATTGACTGTGCTCCGAGTTTGGGATTGATTACTGTAAATGCGCTTACAGCCGCTGATTCTGTAATCATTCCGATCCAATGTGAATATTTTGCATTGGAAGGTTTAGGAAAACTTTTGAATACCATCAAAAATGTTCAAAAGATTCATAACAAAGATCTGGACATTGAAGGTTTACTTCTAACGATGTATGATAGCAGGTTAAGATTATCCAATCAGGTGGTAGAAGAAGTAAATGCACACTTCCCGGAAATGGTTTTTGAAACCATCATCAGCAGAAATGTGAGATTAAGTGAAGCACCAAGTTTCGGAGAAAGCATCCTGAATTATGATGCCGAAAGTAAAGGAGCAATTCAGTATATTCAGTTAGCAGAAGAAGTTCTGTTGAAAAATGAAAATTTAGTAAAGAATTAA
- a CDS encoding ABC-F family ATP-binding cassette domain-containing protein, which translates to MIFLQNISYRFPNRDLLFNHINVTIPTSSKTALVGSNGMGKSTLLKIIANEIQPLEGNLHIEGNLYYVPQMFGNFNHLTIAESLKIDQKLNALQKISSGEVDDIYFDILNDDWDIEDRCQMALQYWQLENLDLNQKLEGLSGGQKTKVFLACLQIHQPDIILLDEPTNHLDLEGRSLLYDYIAKTSATIVIVSHDRTLLNLVDIIYELSNQGISTYGGNFDFYVEQKEVEEEALHHDIHAKERALKKAKEKERETLERKQKLDARGKKKQEKSGVARIMMNTLRNNAEKNTSKLKNIHAEKISDLSAGLRGLRSSVKNTEQMKVNFNDSDLHTGKILMTADDINFRYHEKLLWAKNLDLEIRSGDRICVKGPNGSGKTTLIKLLIGDLDASIGTISRTDFNSIYIDQEYSLIAQEATIYEFAQRFNDNALQESEVKTILSRFLFGKETWDKKGEMLSGGERLRLLLCGLSISNKAPDIIVLDEPTNNLDLQNVEILTNSIKDYKGTLLVISHDEIFLDEIGIESEIVLD; encoded by the coding sequence ATGATTTTTCTACAAAATATATCCTATAGGTTTCCCAACAGAGACCTGCTTTTTAATCATATCAATGTAACGATCCCAACATCTTCAAAAACGGCTTTGGTCGGAAGTAATGGCATGGGAAAATCTACCCTGCTTAAAATTATAGCAAATGAAATCCAACCTTTGGAAGGGAACTTACATATTGAAGGAAATTTATATTACGTTCCGCAAATGTTTGGAAACTTTAATCATCTTACCATTGCAGAAAGCCTGAAAATTGACCAAAAACTAAATGCTTTACAGAAGATTAGCAGTGGCGAAGTAGACGACATTTATTTTGATATTCTCAACGATGATTGGGATATTGAAGATCGTTGCCAAATGGCTTTACAATACTGGCAGCTTGAGAACCTGGATTTAAATCAAAAACTAGAGGGCCTGAGCGGAGGACAGAAGACAAAAGTCTTTCTTGCATGTTTACAGATTCATCAGCCGGATATCATATTGCTGGATGAACCCACTAACCACCTCGATCTTGAAGGACGGAGTCTGTTATATGACTATATCGCGAAAACAAGTGCTACAATAGTTATTGTGAGTCACGACAGAACTTTATTAAATCTGGTTGATATAATTTACGAATTGAGCAATCAGGGCATTTCAACGTATGGTGGAAATTTTGATTTTTATGTTGAACAAAAGGAAGTAGAGGAGGAGGCATTGCATCATGATATTCATGCCAAGGAGCGGGCTTTGAAAAAGGCAAAGGAAAAAGAAAGGGAGACCTTGGAAAGAAAACAAAAATTAGATGCCCGGGGAAAGAAAAAGCAGGAAAAATCAGGAGTTGCAAGAATTATGATGAATACCCTCCGGAATAATGCTGAAAAGAATACCTCCAAACTCAAGAATATTCATGCCGAAAAGATTAGTGATCTTTCCGCAGGACTTAGGGGATTGCGTTCATCTGTGAAAAATACAGAACAAATGAAAGTAAATTTCAACGATTCTGATCTTCACACAGGGAAAATTCTTATGACAGCGGATGATATTAATTTCAGATATCATGAAAAACTCTTATGGGCTAAAAATCTGGATCTCGAAATCAGAAGTGGGGATCGTATTTGTGTGAAAGGACCGAACGGCTCCGGAAAAACGACTTTAATTAAACTTTTAATTGGTGATTTGGATGCTTCCATTGGAACTATTTCAAGAACTGATTTTAATAGTATTTATATTGATCAGGAATATTCGTTAATTGCTCAGGAGGCAACCATTTATGAATTTGCCCAAAGGTTTAATGATAATGCGTTACAGGAGTCCGAAGTAAAAACCATATTGTCCAGATTTTTATTTGGAAAAGAAACATGGGATAAAAAAGGAGAAATGTTAAGTGGAGGAGAGCGCCTTAGGCTTTTATTGTGTGGGCTTTCCATCAGTAATAAGGCTCCCGATATCATTGTTCTCGATGAGCCCACAAATAATCTGGATTTGCAAAATGTAGAGATTCTTACCAATTCCATTAAAGATTATAAGGGGACGTTATTAGTGATTTCTCATGATGAAATCTTCCTGGATGAGATTGGTATAGAAAGTGAAATTGTGCTGGATTAA
- a CDS encoding DUF5683 domain-containing protein translates to MKKLLFTFFLCLYAAAYSQVNPNDTIRVEHYPKDSIPAAKPQKSEAKVVADLEKANGPTAKTLKLNPTKAGLYSAVFPGLGQFYNKKYWKIPIVWGAVGTGVGIAMWNDKQYKKYREYYIAKLNGTPNEFIDSRPWLDKVALANVQDRAKRQRDYAIAITGLIYILSIVDAVVDAHLYESRHDPDLTFKPTVIQDQFSTEPPKTGLSLSYRF, encoded by the coding sequence ATGAAGAAATTATTGTTCACTTTTTTCTTGTGCCTGTATGCTGCTGCTTACTCACAAGTAAATCCTAATGATACCATTCGGGTAGAGCACTACCCGAAGGATAGTATCCCTGCCGCAAAGCCTCAAAAGTCTGAAGCTAAAGTGGTGGCTGATCTGGAAAAGGCCAACGGTCCCACAGCAAAAACATTAAAATTAAATCCAACAAAAGCGGGTTTATACTCAGCTGTTTTCCCTGGACTAGGGCAATTTTACAACAAAAAATACTGGAAAATTCCTATCGTTTGGGGTGCTGTAGGTACCGGAGTAGGAATAGCCATGTGGAATGATAAACAATACAAGAAGTACAGAGAGTACTATATTGCTAAATTGAACGGAACTCCCAATGAATTTATCGATAGTCGTCCATGGCTTGATAAAGTTGCACTGGCGAACGTTCAGGACAGAGCGAAAAGACAAAGGGACTATGCAATCGCAATTACCGGGCTGATCTATATCCTGAGTATAGTAGATGCTGTTGTAGATGCACACCTTTATGAAAGCCGCCATGACCCTGATTTAACTTTTAAACCTACAGTTATTCAGGACCAGTTTAGTACAGAACCTCCAAAGACCGGATTAAGTCTGAGCTACAGGTTCTAG
- a CDS encoding alpha/beta fold hydrolase, translating into MRTLHQTGYLSKNTSDQPKLFYNVFTPETNEIKASLLIIHGMQEHSGRYKEIAEYFAGHGLAVITYDHLGHGKSVKEKKDIGFFQLNRPDKKLIDDAEMMSDHLSDQYPDVPHFVLGHSMGSFVTRCLLQRISNRLTGAVIVGTGGTLAGICLLNTYFSIANKIAPKQKTFFNSLFNFVNNNHFRKDKNFGDTSWLSLNEANRDAFTQDELSGIPFTNNAFYALFKLYKKATKRNWANPISKSFPFLFVSGKNDPIGNFGKGVMQTVNNLKQDGFIKVDYSIYPEMRHEIMNEEIREEVLDHIYKWIEKLL; encoded by the coding sequence ATGAGAACATTACATCAAACAGGATACTTGTCTAAAAATACCAGCGATCAGCCTAAACTTTTTTACAATGTATTTACCCCTGAGACGAATGAGATAAAGGCAAGTCTTTTAATTATCCATGGAATGCAGGAACATAGCGGAAGGTATAAAGAAATAGCAGAATATTTTGCCGGTCACGGATTAGCCGTAATCACTTACGATCATCTGGGACATGGAAAATCAGTGAAAGAAAAAAAAGATATCGGATTTTTTCAATTGAACCGACCGGATAAAAAATTGATCGATGATGCGGAAATGATGAGTGATCACTTGAGCGATCAATATCCTGATGTCCCCCATTTTGTCCTCGGTCATTCGATGGGTTCTTTTGTTACACGGTGTCTTCTTCAAAGAATTAGCAACCGGCTTACAGGAGCTGTCATCGTTGGCACCGGAGGTACTTTAGCGGGTATCTGTCTTTTGAATACCTATTTTTCAATCGCCAATAAAATAGCACCCAAACAAAAAACATTTTTCAATTCACTTTTTAATTTTGTAAACAACAACCATTTCAGAAAAGATAAAAATTTTGGCGACACAAGCTGGCTAAGCCTCAATGAAGCCAATAGAGATGCTTTTACTCAGGATGAACTTTCTGGAATTCCTTTTACCAACAATGCATTTTATGCATTATTCAAACTGTATAAAAAAGCAACTAAAAGAAACTGGGCAAATCCCATTTCCAAATCCTTCCCTTTTTTATTTGTTAGTGGAAAAAACGATCCTATCGGGAATTTTGGAAAAGGAGTTATGCAAACAGTAAATAATTTAAAACAGGATGGATTCATTAAGGTGGATTACAGTATCTACCCTGAAATGAGGCATGAAATTATGAATGAGGAAATCCGGGAAGAGGTTCTGGATCACATTTACAAGTGGATTGAGAAACTTTTGTAA
- a CDS encoding adenylosuccinate synthase codes for MSTYVVVGLQYGDEGKGKITDVLSAKSDYVVRFQGGDNAGHTVYVGDEKFVLHLLPSGVLQCKGKCIIANGVVVNPKSFIKEVSQIESKGLRTDHIFISRRAHVIMPYHILLDTYREEEHGGTQIGTTKKGIGPCYEDKIARVGIRMIDLLNPEILREKIEKNLKIKNSLFEKYYGKPTLDVEEIYNEFLEIGKQLQDRIVDTEVELNEAIRDGKNVLFEGAQALMLDIDFGTYPYVTSSSPSTGGVCTGAGVPPTSLQNLIGVAKAYCTRVGNGPFPSELDNELGEKIRQIGGEFGATTGRPRRTGWLDLVSLKHACMINGINNLVITKLDVLTGIENLKIVTQYKTEDGKVIDYFTSSTEKLYNYEPIYQDLPGWSEDLTKVRSYDELPDNAQKYIEFIEQYLGINVYLVSVGPERSQNIIRKELF; via the coding sequence ATGTCAACTTACGTAGTTGTAGGTCTTCAGTACGGAGATGAAGGTAAAGGGAAAATCACGGATGTTTTATCCGCTAAATCGGATTATGTAGTACGTTTCCAGGGTGGAGACAATGCAGGTCATACGGTTTATGTGGGTGATGAAAAATTTGTTTTACACCTTCTTCCTTCAGGAGTTTTGCAGTGCAAAGGAAAATGCATCATTGCCAATGGAGTAGTGGTGAATCCTAAATCTTTCATCAAAGAAGTTAGCCAGATTGAGAGCAAAGGTTTAAGAACCGACCACATCTTTATCAGCAGAAGAGCGCATGTGATCATGCCTTACCACATTCTTTTGGATACTTACCGTGAAGAAGAGCATGGAGGAACTCAGATCGGGACCACTAAAAAAGGAATCGGCCCTTGTTACGAAGATAAAATTGCAAGAGTTGGAATCAGAATGATTGATCTTCTGAATCCTGAGATTTTAAGAGAGAAAATAGAGAAAAACCTTAAAATTAAAAATTCTCTTTTTGAAAAATACTACGGAAAACCGACTTTAGACGTAGAAGAAATTTACAACGAATTTTTAGAGATAGGAAAACAGCTTCAGGACAGAATTGTAGATACAGAAGTTGAATTGAATGAGGCGATCAGAGATGGTAAAAACGTTCTTTTTGAAGGGGCTCAGGCATTGATGTTGGATATTGATTTCGGAACGTATCCATACGTTACTTCATCTTCTCCATCTACAGGAGGAGTTTGTACGGGAGCTGGTGTTCCGCCAACTTCACTTCAGAACCTTATTGGAGTTGCCAAAGCATACTGCACAAGGGTTGGAAACGGACCTTTCCCATCTGAATTGGATAACGAATTAGGAGAAAAAATCAGACAGATCGGTGGTGAATTCGGAGCGACTACCGGAAGACCAAGAAGAACCGGATGGTTGGATCTTGTTTCGTTGAAACATGCTTGTATGATCAATGGTATCAATAACCTTGTAATTACTAAACTTGACGTTCTTACAGGAATTGAAAACCTAAAAATTGTAACTCAGTATAAAACAGAAGATGGTAAAGTAATCGATTACTTCACTTCTTCTACAGAAAAGTTATACAATTATGAGCCTATCTACCAGGATTTACCAGGATGGAGTGAAGATCTTACGAAGGTAAGAAGCTATGATGAACTTCCTGATAATGCTCAGAAATATATCGAATTTATCGAGCAGTATTTAGGAATCAATGTGTACTTGGTTTCTGTTGGACCGGAAAGAAGTCAGAACATTATCAGAAAAGAATTATTCTAA
- a CDS encoding energy transducer TonB, with amino-acid sequence MKHLHTNQEFRFNEVLFEHRNKEYGAYVLRNESDKILTKALFVGVSLLAAISITPIVISAFKSEAPIKAPIAPVYHPMDIPNDPPVKDPPAQIKPEPPRGEKVKTYDDRLPEPKAIVRNEKKEIIDKENALASTQTSPGKEIENTKYIPALPQNIGTGTIPQVKSEIPAEKPANSVLDSGELSVEANFVGGIDSFRNKVMNNFDSSGFESDGVVKTTITFIVEIDGTISGIKANGGNADFNSEAIRTVKSIRGKWIPGKNKKGEAVRSYFKFPISMKFE; translated from the coding sequence ATGAAACACCTACACACTAATCAGGAATTTCGCTTCAATGAAGTTCTTTTCGAGCATCGTAACAAGGAATATGGCGCTTATGTTTTAAGAAATGAGTCAGACAAAATACTAACAAAAGCACTGTTCGTAGGTGTAAGTTTGTTGGCAGCTATTTCAATTACTCCGATAGTTATATCGGCTTTTAAAAGTGAGGCACCGATAAAAGCGCCTATTGCACCAGTTTATCATCCTATGGATATTCCAAATGATCCTCCAGTAAAAGACCCACCAGCTCAAATTAAGCCAGAACCTCCTCGGGGTGAAAAGGTAAAAACTTATGATGATAGACTACCAGAGCCAAAAGCAATTGTTAGAAATGAGAAAAAAGAAATAATAGACAAGGAGAATGCGTTAGCAAGTACACAGACCTCTCCTGGTAAAGAAATTGAGAATACAAAGTATATTCCGGCTCTTCCTCAGAATATTGGGACAGGAACTATACCACAGGTAAAATCTGAAATTCCTGCAGAGAAACCAGCGAATTCAGTTTTGGATTCTGGAGAACTTAGCGTTGAAGCTAATTTCGTAGGTGGAATCGATTCCTTCAGAAATAAAGTAATGAATAACTTTGATAGTTCCGGATTTGAGAGCGACGGAGTAGTAAAAACAACGATCACTTTTATTGTTGAAATTGATGGAACTATTTCCGGTATCAAAGCCAATGGAGGAAATGCAGATTTCAATAGTGAAGCAATCAGAACAGTAAAATCGATCAGAGGAAAATGGATTCCTGGAAAAAATAAAAAAGGTGAAGCCGTAAGAAGTTATTTCAAATTTCCGATTTCTATGAAGTTTGAATAA
- the dapB gene encoding 4-hydroxy-tetrahydrodipicolinate reductase, whose translation MKIALVGYGKMGKIIDEIATNRGHEVVARLKETPTAENLNNPDVVIEFSLPEVAFNNIKACLENKIPVICGTTGWLEKKAEVERIAVENQTAFLYGSNFSLGVNLFFALNEKLADLMKNVNEYSCQLEEIHHIHKLDAPSGTAISLAEGIFRNNPKFDAWKLEETQGNQLGIFAIREDEVPGTHSVFYRSEVDEIEIKHTAFNRNGFALGAVVAAEWIKDKKGNFTMKDVLGL comes from the coding sequence ATGAAAATAGCATTAGTTGGATATGGAAAAATGGGCAAGATCATTGATGAGATTGCAACAAATAGAGGACATGAAGTAGTTGCCCGCCTTAAAGAAACTCCAACTGCTGAAAACCTTAATAATCCCGATGTTGTTATCGAGTTTTCGTTACCTGAAGTAGCTTTTAATAATATAAAAGCATGTCTGGAAAATAAAATTCCGGTGATTTGCGGTACAACAGGATGGTTAGAGAAAAAGGCTGAAGTAGAAAGAATTGCGGTGGAAAATCAGACGGCATTTTTATATGGTTCCAATTTTAGTTTAGGCGTTAATTTATTCTTTGCTTTAAATGAAAAGCTGGCTGATCTGATGAAAAATGTTAACGAATATTCTTGTCAGTTGGAAGAAATTCACCACATTCATAAACTGGATGCTCCAAGCGGAACGGCAATTTCTCTGGCAGAAGGAATTTTTAGAAATAATCCCAAATTTGATGCCTGGAAGCTTGAAGAAACTCAGGGGAATCAGCTGGGTATTTTCGCTATTCGTGAAGATGAAGTTCCGGGAACGCACAGTGTCTTTTACAGAAGTGAAGTGGATGAAATTGAAATAAAGCATACCGCATTTAACAGAAACGGTTTTGCATTAGGGGCCGTAGTAGCTGCGGAATGGATTAAAGACAAGAAAGGAAACTTTACAATGAAAGATGTTTTAGGGCTTTAA
- a CDS encoding N-acetylmuramidase family protein codes for MKLLKYNTKAPEVLTLCELLYKLGYPIKISDSFSLEVDAAVKDFQSKNALVIDGIVGIKTWAVLLQKNSNPIISTDKFLKESDLISFADQYDLELAAVKAVNEIESSGKGFLINNKPKILFEGHIFWNELEKRGINPNSYYNDSSKDILYPKWTRTYYLGGVREYDRLNEAISLGTDVKFKDAALSSASWGSFQIMGFHAKNLGYTDVNDFVSKMEINEGEHLKAFGKFLEKNGLLVHLRNKNWGNFAKGYNGTGYKQNKYDEKLAKAYTKYLN; via the coding sequence ATGAAACTCTTAAAATACAATACGAAAGCGCCTGAAGTTCTCACATTATGTGAACTTCTTTATAAGCTGGGATATCCAATTAAAATTTCAGATTCTTTCAGCCTGGAAGTAGATGCGGCAGTTAAAGATTTCCAAAGCAAAAATGCTTTAGTAATAGACGGAATTGTCGGAATAAAAACATGGGCAGTATTACTGCAGAAAAATTCTAATCCGATTATCTCAACGGATAAATTCCTTAAAGAAAGTGACCTTATCTCGTTTGCTGACCAGTACGATCTTGAATTAGCAGCTGTAAAAGCCGTTAATGAAATTGAAAGCAGTGGAAAAGGTTTTTTAATCAACAATAAACCTAAAATTCTTTTTGAAGGGCATATTTTCTGGAATGAACTCGAAAAGCGAGGAATTAATCCAAACTCTTATTACAACGACTCAAGTAAAGACATTCTTTATCCTAAATGGACCAGAACCTATTACCTGGGTGGGGTGAGAGAATATGACCGATTAAATGAGGCTATAAGTTTAGGGACTGATGTTAAATTTAAAGACGCCGCATTATCTTCAGCATCCTGGGGAAGCTTTCAGATCATGGGATTCCATGCTAAAAATTTAGGTTATACCGATGTTAATGATTTTGTGTCCAAAATGGAGATCAATGAAGGAGAACACCTGAAAGCTTTTGGAAAGTTTTTAGAAAAGAATGGACTTTTGGTTCATTTGAGAAATAAAAACTGGGGCAATTTTGCAAAAGGCTATAATGGTACGGGTTATAAGCAAAATAAATACGATGAAAAGCTTGCTAAGGCTTATACAAAATATTTGAATTAG
- a CDS encoding ParB/RepB/Spo0J family partition protein has product MKDKKRAMGRGLGAILSAESKATVNSATDEGADKFVGNIVEVAIEDIYPNPTQPRTYFDEKALNELAQSIENLGVIQPITLRKEGERFEIISGERRFRASKIAGLTSVPAYIRLVNDQELLEMALVENIQREDLDSIEIALTYQRLLDEIGMTQENLSQRVGKDRSTITNSIRLLRLSPDIQNAIRSGEISAGHGRAIISMENEELQQILFDLIIKEQLNVRQAEQAATALKNPKSPAAKKVKAELSNNYKRAQKTIADILDVKVEIKTTGNGKKGKIVLDFKNEDELEYILSHIK; this is encoded by the coding sequence ATGAAGGACAAAAAAAGAGCTATGGGACGTGGTTTGGGGGCTATTTTAAGTGCTGAATCCAAAGCTACAGTGAACTCTGCTACTGATGAAGGAGCAGATAAGTTTGTTGGAAATATCGTAGAAGTAGCGATTGAAGATATTTATCCCAACCCAACCCAGCCAAGAACTTATTTTGACGAAAAAGCACTCAATGAACTCGCTCAGTCTATAGAAAATTTAGGGGTGATCCAACCGATCACTCTTAGAAAAGAAGGCGAGAGATTTGAAATTATATCAGGGGAAAGACGTTTCAGAGCGAGTAAAATTGCCGGACTAACTTCTGTTCCTGCTTATATCCGTTTGGTAAACGATCAGGAGCTTTTAGAAATGGCTCTTGTTGAAAATATCCAGAGGGAAGATCTTGATTCTATTGAGATTGCATTGACGTATCAAAGACTTTTGGACGAAATCGGAATGACTCAGGAAAACCTTAGCCAGAGAGTAGGAAAAGACAGAAGTACGATTACCAATTCTATCAGATTATTGAGACTAAGCCCGGATATTCAGAATGCTATCAGAAGTGGTGAGATTTCTGCAGGACATGGCCGTGCTATTATCAGTATGGAAAATGAGGAGCTACAACAAATTTTGTTTGACCTTATCATTAAAGAACAGTTGAATGTACGTCAGGCTGAACAGGCTGCTACAGCTTTAAAAAATCCAAAATCACCTGCTGCCAAAAAGGTAAAAGCTGAACTTTCCAATAACTATAAAAGAGCTCAGAAAACAATTGCTGACATTTTAGATGTAAAAGTGGAGATCAAAACCACCGGAAATGGTAAAAAAGGTAAAATTGTTCTTGACTTTAAGAATGAGGATGAATTGGAATATATTCTATCCCACATTAAATAA
- a CDS encoding phosphoribosyltransferase family protein: MESIKVHDKTFVPYLKDAEIQEIVKATALKIYEDYKDEVPVFIGVLNGVIMFFSDLLKHYPGNCEIAFIQMSSYVGTESTGIVYQKMELTKDVKDRHIILVEDIVDTGNTVESLFKYFKETQRPKSVKLASFLLKPEVYKKDFKLDYIGKEIPNKFVLGYGLDYDELGRNLSDLYQLEEGKINH, encoded by the coding sequence ATGGAAAGCATTAAAGTTCACGACAAAACTTTTGTTCCTTATCTAAAGGACGCGGAAATTCAGGAAATAGTAAAAGCGACAGCGCTGAAAATTTATGAGGATTACAAAGATGAAGTTCCTGTCTTCATAGGAGTTTTGAACGGAGTTATCATGTTCTTCTCAGATCTTTTAAAGCATTATCCGGGAAACTGTGAGATTGCTTTTATCCAGATGAGTTCTTATGTAGGAACGGAATCTACGGGAATTGTTTACCAGAAGATGGAGCTGACGAAAGATGTTAAGGACCGTCATATTATTCTGGTTGAAGATATCGTAGATACAGGAAATACTGTTGAAAGCCTTTTCAAATATTTCAAAGAAACACAACGACCAAAATCTGTAAAACTGGCTTCTTTCTTACTAAAACCTGAGGTTTACAAGAAGGATTTTAAACTGGATTATATTGGAAAGGAAATTCCAAATAAATTTGTTCTGGGTTACGGATTAGATTACGATGAATTGGGAAGAAATCTTTCGGATTTATATCAGTTAGAAGAAGGTAAAATCAACCATTAA